The Couchioplanes caeruleus nucleotide sequence GTTCGTCGAAGCCGCGCAGCGACTCGTAGAGGGTGAGGTACTGCCCGGCCTGCTCCGGGCTCACGGTGACCTCGGTGGCGTCCCAGTCGCCCGGCTGCACGTCGGCGGCCGGAGCCGGAGGATCGGCACGGTTGGCGAGGGCCATACGGTAGGTGGCCTCGGTGACGGTCAGCATCGGCTCGTAGGGGCCGCCGAGCGGCGGGAAGCCACCCATGGCCAGCGCGGTCAGCCGGTCGGTGCGGATCGCGAGCTGGAGGCCGGCCAGGGCGAGCCACGAGTAGCCGTAGTAGGCGAACCGCTCGGCGCCCGCGGCGTCGGCGATGGCGAGCAGGTCCTGTGCGACCTGGGCGGCGGTGAGGGTGTGGTGCTGGGGATGGGCGGCGAGGTGGCCTTCGTAGTCGGCCGCGACGACCCGCAGGCCGGCGTCGGCAAGAGCGCTGGCCAGGGTGCGGCCGAGCGTGGGGTCGGCGCCCCACGCGCGCATCTGCTCCGCGGCCTCGGGGCCGGGAACCTGCATGCTGACCGGGAGCAGAACCGCTGGTCCGTCGCCCAGGATGGTCACGTCGAGGGCGGCGTCGTGGAGCTGAGCCGTCGTCATGGAAACACTATACAATGTAAGGAGTATGATGGGCGACCCCGAGGTGCACGTCCGCCGGCTCTGGCGGCACCGGGGCGCGGCCGTGCCCGGCCCGCGGCGCGGCCCGCAGCGGCAACTCGACCTCGACGAGATCCTGCGGATCGCCATCGGGATCGCCGACCGGGACGGCCTCGCGGCGGTGACCACCCGCTCGGTCGCGGCGCTGATCGGCAAGACCGCGATGGCGCTCTATCCGTACGTCGGCACGAAAGAGGACATGCTCGCCCTGATGCAGGACCACGCGTCCGCCATGCCGGCCTGGGACGACCCGGAGGCAGGGCTCCCGGAGGCGCTGGGGGCATGGGCGGAGGCGCTCTTCGAGGTGTACGTCGCCCATCCGTGGCTCGCCGAACGGCCGTGGTCGCAGGCGAGTCAGGGCCCCAACGAGCAGGACTGGCTGGAACGGCTGCTGCGGATCCTGGACCGGTGGGACGTGCCACCGCAGGCGCGAGCTGTTGCGGTCACCACGCTTTATGCGACCGTACGGGCGACAGCCGGGACCGCCGCCGCGTACGCCGGACTCGACCGGTCCGGCATGGAGGAGTGGAGCGCCCGGGTGGCGGCCACGCGCACCGTGATCCCGGACTTCGCCGAGCGGTACCCGCTGTCCACCTCGCTCCAGCCGGTGACGCCGGACTGGCGGGCGGCGCCCCGGGAGGCGCTGCGTGAATCGGTGCGGTTGCTGACCCGGGGGCTGCCGGGCGCGTGAGGCCGGATTGTGTCGTACCCGCGTGGGAGGCTGCCGCCGTGGAAGTGGTTTTCGAGGCGGAGCCGTGGCTCTGGGCGGCTCGCAAGACGGAGAGCTGGACGTTCGTCAGCCTGCCGGTGGACGCCTCCGCGGAGATCCGGGAGCGGGCCGGCGGGCTGAGCCGCGGGTTCGGCTCCCTGCGGGTGCGCGCGACGATCGGCGGGAGTTCGTGGCGCACGTCGATCTTCCCCGACTCGGGGCGTCAGGCCTATGTGCTGCCGGTGAAGCGGGCCATCCGCACGGCGGAGTCCCTCGAGGTGGGGAACGTCGCGGCGGTGGCGGTGGAGGTGGTCGACCTCTGAACGGCCGTACTGACTCGGTTCATTGACAGCGATCTCTGGGCGGCGGAGTATGGGAGCGCTCCCACACCCGACCTCAGCTCCGGGAGATCACTGTGCACACCTCGCCCCTGCGGCGTGCCCTGACGAGCGCCGCCCTGCTCGCCGCGGTCACCGCCGCATCCGCCACCCCACCCGCCCTGGCCGCTCCCACTGCGGCCTCGGCCGCAGCAGCGTCGCCGGCAGCCATGTCTCGTGCGGCCGCCTCCGCGCTGACGAGTTCGGCTGCGGCCGACGTCACCGTCGATGTCGACGTCAGGGCCGGGCTCGCCACCGTCCCGACCACCGCCATCGGCGTCAACCACGCCATCTGGGATACCGAGCTCGGCAAGCCCGCCGTCTCCGACCTGCTCAAGAACGCCGGCGTCCGGATGCTGCGCTACCCCGGCGGCTCGTACGCCGACATCTACCACTGGCGCGACCACACCGCCCCCGGCGGATACGTGGCTCCCGGCACCGACTTCGACACCTTCATGGCCGCCGCCCGGCGCGTCGGCGCCGAGCCGATGATCATCGCCAACTACGGGACCGGGACGGCTCAGGAGGCCGCCGACTGGGTCCGGTACGCCAACGTCACCAACGGGTACGACGCCACGTACTGGACGATCGGCAACGAGAACTACGGCAACGGGCACTACGGCTCCGCGTGGGAGGCCGACGACCACGCCGACAAGAGCCCGTCCCAGTACGCGTCCGAGGTGGTCGCGTACTCGCGGGCGATGAAGGCCGTCGACCCGGACATCAAGGTCGGCGCCGTCCTGACGATGCCGGGCAACTGGCCCGACGGGATCGTGGCCGCCGGCGACGACGGTACGTGGAACCAGACGGTGCTCCGGCTGGCCGGCGCCGCGATCGACTTCGTCGACGTGCACTGGTATCCGGGTGGCGGCACCGCGGCCGAGGCGCTGAGCCGCACCGAACACATCGGCGACGCCACGCGGTTGCTGCGGGAGCAGATCGACCGGTACGCGGGTCCCGGCGCCGGCCGGATCGGGATCAGCCTCACCGAGACCAGCGTCGGGGTGGGGCCGGACACGCAACCGGGCGCCCTGTTCCTGGCCGACGCCTACAGCGGGCTGCTGGAGAACGGCGTGTTCACCGTGCAGTGGTGGAACGTGCACAACGGCATCGGCACCGTCTCCACCGTCGCCGGGCAGACCGATTACGGCGACTTCGGGCTGCTGTCCAGCGGCGGCTGCCTGGCCGACGGGTCGGTGTGCGAGCCGGCCCTGAACACGCCGTTCGCGCCGTACCACGGGCTGGACCTGGTGGCCGGCTTCGCGCGGCCCGGTGACCAGCTCGTCCGGGCCGGGACCGGCAATCCGCTGGTGACCGCGCACGCGTCGCGGCGGGCGAACGGTGATCTCGCCGTGCTGCTGGTCAACAAGGACCCGGACCGGGCGCACACCGCGGCCCTGCAGTTCCACGGGTGGACGCCGTCCGACGCCGCCCCGGCCGTCTCGTCGTACCTCAACGGTGGCGACGCGGTGCAGACCGGTGGCACCGGGGACGTCTCCGGCCAGGTGCTCCCGGCGTACTCGCTGACGCTTATGACCTTGCACCCGGCCCGCACGGACGCCGCGCCGCCGCAGCAGCCGGGCCGACCGGTGGCCGGCGCGGTCACCGACCGCACCGCGACGATCTCGTGGCCGGCCGCCCGGGCCGGCTCCCGCCCGATCGCCAAGTACGAGGTGTACCGGCAGACCGCCGGCGCGAGCGAGCAGCTCGGCGAGACGACCGGCACCACCTTCACCGCCCGCAACCTCGAGCCGGGCCGCCGGTACACCGTCACCGTGGTGGCCCGGGACACGGGCGGCACGGCCTCGTGGTCGTCGCTGCCGCTGACGTTCACGACGGCGGCCCCGGCGCAGTCGGCCTGCACCGTGCGTTTCGCGGACACCAACGACTGGGGCAACGGCTTCGTCGGCTCGGTGGACATCACCAACAACACGTCCGCGCCGGTGGCGGGCTGGACGCTGGCGTTCACCTGGCCGACCGGCTGGCAGAGCGTGAGCAGCGGCTGGAACGCGACCTGGCAGCAGACCGGCACGACCGTCCGGGTGACCAGCGACGCCGCCATCGCCGCCAACGGTACGACCTCGGTCGGCTTCGTCGGCTCCTACAGCGGCCCGAACGTGCTGCCCGCCGCGTTCACGCTGAACGGGACGGTGTGCTCGACCGGCTGATCAGCTCCGCCGTCCGCGCCACGGACAGGGCCGGGTCCGCCGCGGCGGGCTCGGCCCTCGCCACGTCCTCGAGCAGTTCGTCATCCCGGGAGGTCCAGGTCGAGGCGCAGCCAGAGCGCCAGGTTCTCGATCTCCCGGCGTACGGCGGCCGCCGTGGTCCTGCCGAACGGGGCGTCCTCGTGCACCGCGTCGACCCGGAACACCCCCGCCTTGCGGTCCGCCGTGGCGTCGAGCTTGCCGACCAGGCGGTCCCCGTACAGGATCGGCAGCGCGTAGTAGCCCCAGCGGCGCTGTGCGGCCGGCTTGTACATCTCCAGCGTGTAGTCGAACTCGAAGAGCTCGGCCATCCGCTTGCGGTCGAAGACCAGGCGGTCGAGCGGTGACAGCAGCGCCGCCCGTCCGGAGAAGCCCCGGTCCAGGTACGCCGGATCGACCCGCCAGACGCCCTTCACGCCCTCGACCACCGCCGGCTCGCCCGCCGCGCCCACGTCGGACGGCTCCACCGGGCACTCCGGGCCACGGGGCCGGGCGATCCCCAGCGCCCGCAGCCGGCGCTCGTTGCGCAGGCGCAGCGCCTCCTCTTCCGGCACCGTCTCGTCGGGGTAGATCCGGCTCGCCAGGTCCCACAGCCGTTCCCGGCCGCGCCGCCCCGCCCCGGCGACCTCGCCGCGCTGCACCATGAAGTCCAGCAGCTTGAGCACGTTGCGGTCGTCGTTCCAGCCGGACGACTTCCACCGTACGGCGCAGGTGTCGGGCAGCTCCGACGCCGGCAGCGGCCCCTCGATCTCCAGGCGGCGCAGGATGTCGCGGCGGCAGTCGTCGTTGGCGTCGACCCACTCGCGGACGTCCTCCTCCCACGGGCGCAGGCCGGTGCGGGTCGCCCAGCCGGCCATCTCCGCCCGGTAGAGCGCCACGTCCTCGCGAGGCAGGATCCGGCCGCGGAGCTCGATGAGGGTGTGGTCCGCGAGCGCCGTGGACAGCTCGGCCGGGTCGTACGCCGTGCCCAGCCGGCTCCACAGCACCAGGTCCGCGCTGGGTGCGACCGCGGCGGTCTGGTCGACCTGCAGCATCGTCAGGTGGCGTACGACGTCCGGCATCGTGGCCGGCCGTTCCCGGTGCAGCAGCTGGGCCCGTACGGCGATCCGCCGCGCGTCACGCCGGGTGAGCTGGTGGGCCGGCACGGCTAGTCGCACAGTCCCGCGAGGATCTCGGCGATCGCGGCGGGTTTGTGGCGCAGCGTGGCCCGACCCACCGAGAGTTCGGTGCGGACCACGCCGGGGTCCCCGGTCGAGATCGCGCTGGGCCACACCCACAGGCCGGTCTCCTCGGCCAGCCGCTTCGCGTTGAGCCGGTAGGCCTCCGCGGAGGTCGCGAACAGCAGGTGCATCATCGGCGTCTGCGGCGGGTCCGGCACGACCCGGACCTCCGGTACGCCGGCCAGCGCGTCCGCGACGGCCCGGGCGTGACGCATCCGCGCCGGCATCTCGTCGAGCGCGGCGTCGAGCAGGGTGAGCGCGGACGAAGCCGCCGGCCACATGCCGTACAGGGTGCCGCCGAGCCGGCCGCGCCATTCGCGAACCTGGTCGACGTCGCTCCCGGAACCCGCCACGCAGCAGCCCGCCAGCGCGCCGACGCCCTTGTAGAACGACACGTACACGGTGTCGAACAGCGCGGCGATC carries:
- a CDS encoding alpha/beta fold hydrolase — protein: MTTAQLHDAALDVTILGDGPAVLLPVSMQVPGPEAAEQMRAWGADPTLGRTLASALADAGLRVVAADYEGHLAAHPQHHTLTAAQVAQDLLAIADAAGAERFAYYGYSWLALAGLQLAIRTDRLTALAMGGFPPLGGPYEPMLTVTEATYRMALANRADPPAPAADVQPGDWDATEVTVSPEQAGQYLTLYESLRGFDERAALDRVRVPRLAFAGENDDIQYGERWGGAYVGLADGLKQHRDELVARGWTVEVVPGADHIAAMQARTVVPILAPWLTAHLLRPPQE
- a CDS encoding TetR/AcrR family transcriptional regulator, encoding MGDPEVHVRRLWRHRGAAVPGPRRGPQRQLDLDEILRIAIGIADRDGLAAVTTRSVAALIGKTAMALYPYVGTKEDMLALMQDHASAMPAWDDPEAGLPEALGAWAEALFEVYVAHPWLAERPWSQASQGPNEQDWLERLLRILDRWDVPPQARAVAVTTLYATVRATAGTAAAYAGLDRSGMEEWSARVAATRTVIPDFAERYPLSTSLQPVTPDWRAAPREALRESVRLLTRGLPGA
- a CDS encoding DUF1905 domain-containing protein, encoding MEVVFEAEPWLWAARKTESWTFVSLPVDASAEIRERAGGLSRGFGSLRVRATIGGSSWRTSIFPDSGRQAYVLPVKRAIRTAESLEVGNVAAVAVEVVDL
- a CDS encoding cellulose binding domain-containing protein yields the protein MHTSPLRRALTSAALLAAVTAASATPPALAAPTAASAAAASPAAMSRAAASALTSSAAADVTVDVDVRAGLATVPTTAIGVNHAIWDTELGKPAVSDLLKNAGVRMLRYPGGSYADIYHWRDHTAPGGYVAPGTDFDTFMAAARRVGAEPMIIANYGTGTAQEAADWVRYANVTNGYDATYWTIGNENYGNGHYGSAWEADDHADKSPSQYASEVVAYSRAMKAVDPDIKVGAVLTMPGNWPDGIVAAGDDGTWNQTVLRLAGAAIDFVDVHWYPGGGTAAEALSRTEHIGDATRLLREQIDRYAGPGAGRIGISLTETSVGVGPDTQPGALFLADAYSGLLENGVFTVQWWNVHNGIGTVSTVAGQTDYGDFGLLSSGGCLADGSVCEPALNTPFAPYHGLDLVAGFARPGDQLVRAGTGNPLVTAHASRRANGDLAVLLVNKDPDRAHTAALQFHGWTPSDAAPAVSSYLNGGDAVQTGGTGDVSGQVLPAYSLTLMTLHPARTDAAPPQQPGRPVAGAVTDRTATISWPAARAGSRPIAKYEVYRQTAGASEQLGETTGTTFTARNLEPGRRYTVTVVARDTGGTASWSSLPLTFTTAAPAQSACTVRFADTNDWGNGFVGSVDITNNTSAPVAGWTLAFTWPTGWQSVSSGWNATWQQTGTTVRVTSDAAIAANGTTSVGFVGSYSGPNVLPAAFTLNGTVCSTG
- a CDS encoding DNA glycosylase AlkZ-like family protein, with the translated sequence MRLAVPAHQLTRRDARRIAVRAQLLHRERPATMPDVVRHLTMLQVDQTAAVAPSADLVLWSRLGTAYDPAELSTALADHTLIELRGRILPREDVALYRAEMAGWATRTGLRPWEEDVREWVDANDDCRRDILRRLEIEGPLPASELPDTCAVRWKSSGWNDDRNVLKLLDFMVQRGEVAGAGRRGRERLWDLASRIYPDETVPEEEALRLRNERRLRALGIARPRGPECPVEPSDVGAAGEPAVVEGVKGVWRVDPAYLDRGFSGRAALLSPLDRLVFDRKRMAELFEFDYTLEMYKPAAQRRWGYYALPILYGDRLVGKLDATADRKAGVFRVDAVHEDAPFGRTTAAAVRREIENLALWLRLDLDLPG